The window CACGGGGTGTTGAGATGGGTGTTTGGAGCAGGGCTTGGAGTAGGTGCTGGGGAGAAGTGTGTTCCCCACGGGCGAAGGAGAGGTTGTTGCGCTTGTGAGAAGAGAGGCAGTGGTGGCGTTTTGTCAAGAGGTCTTTATTTGGTGTGAATCAACAGGTGAATAAATAGGTGGCAGCGAGTGCCAATAAATAGAGCAGGTGTGTGGGGAGCAGCGGGTGCCGGAGCCGCGGGGTGGGGGCGGCTGTGTCCGTGGCTGTTGCGGAGGGTGCCGGAGGCCCGAGGTGGGTGCGTGCGTGCGGGCGCTGGCGCCGTGGTGCCGGTGTGGGGGCGGTGCGGGAGCGTGGGGTGCCCGGGCTAAGTGCGGCTGGTGCGGGTGAGGTTGTGCACGTGCTGGAAGCAGAGGCGAGCTTCGAGGCGGACGTGGTCCCAGGCGCAGGCGCTGTGGTTGTGGGCGCGCAGGAAGTGGTGGATGTGTCGGAAGTATTTGTTGATGGTGAGGAGCGGGTTGCGGGGCCCTTGTCCCGGGAAGAGCGTGGCGTTGTGcggcaggcagtgctggaggcGCTGGATGCGGTGCTGGAGGCCGTTGAGGAGCTGTTGGCGCGGGTGGTTGTGCCAGtgctggggggtgctggggctgctgagggtGTGGA of the Melopsittacus undulatus isolate bMelUnd1 chromosome 4, bMelUnd1.mat.Z, whole genome shotgun sequence genome contains:
- the LOC117436056 gene encoding interferon-like; protein product: MPAPTTPHTRLGLGAPPLLLLLTALATGLTCHHQPAHDATFPWRSLQLLQAMAPSPTQPCHHQQPPLFPDTLLHSTHPQQAAATALRILQHLFHTLSSPSTPQHWHNHPRQQLLNGLQHRIQRLQHCLPHNATLFPGQGPRNPLLTINKYFRHIHHFLRAHNHSACAWDHVRLEARLCFQHVHNLTRTSRT